Proteins encoded in a region of the Paramagnetospirillum magneticum AMB-1 genome:
- a CDS encoding tyrosine-type recombinase/integrase, which produces MGNVVHILDGAVALYQREYMGTQTWTARYKIRNMKGYVTKATGKRDLEEAKDVAREKHAELTADFRRGIPIRSRTFKLAVNAYLEDLQTAVLTGKATERTMKDNKAVINRYLLPYFESKAIDAIRQEQIEAYKLWRLTYWTEGPGAKDTSREYMRGGKLIKAKRPQKTQTQRSGEIFILKAIFNSARKRGWVKRDQIPDIDDEQRKTARRPAFTEAEWKRILAAMPTYINGAKGLVVEADRKMVCAYVEFMFETGLRPGKEHQQLTWADCELITNKAEVGVVRETHVHIRDDTKTGKRTAVSSEATWDILNQIKAFSPWTKPSDPIFADRKTGKPILSFAKGVSALLKTVGLEYDRNGVKFSPYSLRHTYATDRLIKGRLDVWLLAKNMGTSVEMIRKHYGQDEPKQRSHELIHDKVQLDTDAILALLRDNPALAAEILSKANLPEGPTYDPDAPVVKPDPNAPRKRKKFRLTDMIDKPKDPE; this is translated from the coding sequence ATGGGCAACGTGGTTCATATCCTCGACGGCGCTGTGGCGCTCTATCAGCGCGAATATATGGGCACGCAGACATGGACAGCGCGCTACAAAATTCGCAACATGAAAGGCTATGTGACCAAAGCGACAGGCAAGCGCGACTTGGAGGAGGCCAAGGACGTTGCCCGCGAGAAGCACGCCGAACTGACCGCCGATTTCCGCCGTGGCATTCCCATTCGCAGCCGCACCTTCAAACTGGCCGTCAACGCCTACTTGGAAGATCTGCAAACGGCAGTTCTGACGGGCAAGGCCACGGAACGGACGATGAAGGACAACAAGGCGGTCATAAACCGCTATCTGCTGCCCTACTTTGAAAGCAAGGCCATTGACGCTATCAGGCAGGAGCAGATTGAGGCGTACAAGCTGTGGCGGCTGACATATTGGACGGAAGGGCCAGGGGCAAAGGACACTTCTCGCGAATACATGCGCGGCGGCAAGCTCATCAAGGCCAAGCGCCCGCAAAAGACACAGACGCAGCGCTCGGGCGAAATCTTCATCCTCAAAGCCATCTTCAATTCGGCGCGTAAGCGCGGATGGGTGAAGCGCGATCAGATCCCCGACATTGATGACGAACAGCGCAAAACTGCGCGTCGGCCTGCGTTCACGGAAGCGGAGTGGAAGCGCATCCTTGCGGCCATGCCCACCTATATAAATGGCGCGAAGGGCTTGGTGGTGGAGGCCGACCGCAAGATGGTCTGCGCCTACGTGGAGTTCATGTTTGAAACAGGGCTGCGGCCAGGGAAAGAGCACCAGCAGCTGACATGGGCGGATTGCGAACTGATCACCAACAAGGCTGAGGTTGGCGTGGTCAGAGAAACCCACGTTCATATCCGCGACGACACCAAGACGGGGAAGCGCACGGCGGTCAGCAGCGAGGCAACATGGGATATTTTGAACCAGATTAAGGCGTTTTCGCCGTGGACCAAGCCCAGCGACCCCATTTTTGCCGACCGCAAGACGGGCAAGCCCATATTGAGCTTTGCGAAGGGCGTGTCGGCGCTGCTGAAGACGGTCGGGCTGGAATACGACCGCAATGGCGTGAAGTTCTCGCCATACAGTCTGCGCCACACCTATGCCACTGACCGCCTTATCAAAGGCAGGCTGGACGTTTGGCTGCTGGCGAAGAACATGGGCACCAGCGTGGAGATGATCCGCAAGCACTATGGGCAGGACGAGCCAAAGCAGCGGTCGCACGAACTCATCCACGACAAGGTGCAATTGGACACGGATGCCATTTTGGCGCTTTTGAGGGATAATCCCGCGCTTGCAGCGGAGATATTGAGCAAGGCCAATTTGCCCGAGGGACCGACATACGATCCCGACGCGCCAGTTGTTAAGCCCGATCCCAATGCGCCGCGCAAGCGCAAGAAGTTCAGGCTGACCGACATGATTGATAAGCCAAAAGACCCCGAGTGA
- a CDS encoding FliG C-terminal domain-containing protein, with translation MNYIRASFKSLRQLRREAPTPEAARALLIALNDFWAIARMKGDLALEPHCDHPERSILLHYHRALRDLPWLSAPFIDFIRQSTLGLGEVKAAQRLLDGHLLVEQRHMDDTLSFAAMAANTAAAFGVIGTAGALAFAQVDWSHMAFGLIGSSGLLLLASRLWLARIRTIATERLGMLKALSVGCVAHLDGYAPMTTAEHARFSLPPRLRMTAKDLEEALDTEAFRHRHPDCEPTVEGAFGELFDDGDCDKEIAAYLNGKRPEDPDWLEKRLVPMLRKLPAELAPDQIAIAEAFAKLKALEDFELQRILREFNKDMLGIAFLGAPMPTVLRFFDNISKRAQKMLLDDMESFVRVPIDDIISAQGKVVAQVSEWMKTGQFRYDKEREEDLLEEWRRLTAGITAACQQPPDAEELSPRQKFEQSTTNQKY, from the coding sequence ATGAATTACATCCGTGCCAGCTTCAAATCATTGCGCCAGTTGCGTCGTGAAGCCCCCACGCCGGAAGCGGCCCGAGCATTGCTCATTGCTCTGAATGATTTCTGGGCTATTGCGCGGATGAAGGGCGATTTAGCCCTTGAACCCCATTGCGATCATCCCGAGCGAAGCATTCTTCTTCATTATCACCGGGCGTTGCGTGATCTTCCTTGGCTGTCGGCCCCCTTCATCGATTTCATCCGCCAATCCACATTGGGGCTGGGTGAGGTCAAGGCGGCACAACGGCTTCTTGACGGCCACCTTCTGGTCGAGCAACGCCACATGGACGATACCCTCAGTTTTGCCGCAATGGCAGCCAACACGGCGGCTGCATTTGGCGTCATCGGAACTGCGGGTGCGCTGGCTTTTGCCCAAGTTGATTGGTCTCATATGGCCTTCGGGTTGATCGGAAGCTCTGGGCTGCTGCTCTTGGCGTCACGCTTGTGGCTGGCTCGTATCAGAACGATAGCCACGGAACGCCTTGGAATGCTCAAGGCCCTCAGCGTTGGCTGCGTCGCTCATCTTGACGGCTATGCCCCAATGACGACGGCGGAGCACGCTCGGTTCTCATTGCCGCCACGGCTTCGCATGACCGCCAAGGATTTGGAGGAGGCCCTCGATACCGAGGCTTTTCGTCATCGCCATCCCGATTGCGAACCGACCGTCGAAGGGGCATTCGGAGAGCTATTTGACGATGGTGATTGCGACAAGGAAATCGCCGCATACCTGAATGGCAAGCGACCCGAAGACCCGGATTGGCTTGAAAAACGCCTTGTTCCGATGCTACGAAAACTCCCCGCTGAACTGGCCCCGGATCAGATCGCGATTGCGGAGGCGTTCGCCAAGCTCAAGGCCCTTGAGGATTTCGAACTCCAGCGCATTCTGAGGGAGTTCAACAAGGATATGCTGGGAATCGCCTTCCTGGGTGCCCCCATGCCGACCGTGCTGCGCTTTTTCGACAACATATCAAAGCGAGCACAAAAGATGCTGCTCGATGATATGGAATCCTTCGTCAGGGTTCCCATTGACGACATCATCTCCGCTCAGGGTAAGGTCGTGGCTCAGGTGAGCGAGTGGATGAAAACAGGACAGTTCAGGTATGACAAGGAACGAGAGGAGGATTTGTTGGAGGAATGGAGGAGGCTAACCGCTGGCATTACGGCTGCTTGCCAACAGCCGCCAGATGCGGAGGAACTCTCACCCCGCCAAAAATTCGAGCAATCGACGACGAATCAAAAATATTGA
- a CDS encoding DUF6641 family protein, translated as MMSALDKLKLSEKTRRAVAATPEGRLRHKLVEAINQQIAAAEAMQKGEGFEIRRKRWTKDGEGNKTLQDRLVKFRPWYWQEANGAFMLEVRYGNKIVEIKPKKTAIEIGDVAELVPTLTLVRDAVVAGELDKQLTAMKGRFGKKLA; from the coding sequence ATGATGAGTGCATTGGACAAGCTGAAGCTGAGCGAAAAGACCCGACGTGCTGTCGCGGCAACGCCTGAAGGGCGTCTGCGGCACAAGCTGGTGGAAGCCATCAATCAGCAGATCGCTGCTGCGGAAGCGATGCAGAAGGGCGAGGGATTTGAAATTCGGCGCAAGCGCTGGACGAAGGACGGCGAGGGCAACAAGACCTTGCAAGACCGACTGGTCAAATTTCGCCCCTGGTACTGGCAGGAGGCCAATGGGGCGTTCATGCTGGAAGTGCGCTACGGCAACAAGATCGTGGAGATTAAGCCGAAGAAGACGGCCATTGAGATCGGCGACGTGGCGGAACTGGTTCCCACGCTGACGCTGGTGCGCGATGCTGTGGTCGCTGGCGAACTGGACAAGCAGTTGACTGCGATGAAGGGACGCTTCGGTAAGAAGCTCGCTTAA
- a CDS encoding filamentous hemagglutinin N-terminal domain-containing protein gives MSTNLAQRSVIRQWLRSTTALVGCLPMLGLTISLAHANPQGGAVTQGSATISQPDPKTVQINQSSDRAIIDWKSFSIAAGETTRFIQPSSSSMTLNRVTGDQVSQILGNLQANGRVVLVNPNGIVFGAGSKIDVAALIASTANIKNENFMAGNLRFDIPGKANAQIINEGTITAADGGLVAIVSPYLRNSGIISARLGKVALAAANGVTLDLYGDNLILFQASDKIASQIVGADGQPVASLIENSGKIYADGGRVLMSASAAKGVVDNAINTTGLVSARTVERQGGEIILKGGDNTTQVTGRLDVSGLDAAQVGGRAEITGNQLKIGDSAVVDASGGAGGGRILVGGDYLGGEADPWIMSQFGIEREQTAIPNAMTTTVAQGALLKADATADGKGGKVVVWADGHTSFTGAISARGAGSGLGGFAEVSGKRTLAYTGRADLGSLSGRFGTLLLDPANIDIFGTAGGGGASTNIDVNDGTSGVSEALLEAASSNILLYAGTRISVQSNHTFGGGEITLPQNISITMKTRNSSGSGDADGLISLYDPGTAAPGDETYVGLRTQGTGSINIYAGRDAGSDFGNKISTVNLHNLTTELGNINIYNDEFMNFYGTSIRTYGGAIVINSSNKIIPRENMSIRTASASGSTNGDVTITSPSVSNSFSKTITVYRTGNATVSVPNSPSFSINGSGTTTATTNTSAGSLQAAIDKSNRISQDRSEKDRSEGIWAYVVSQGIQDQFMQYASSDKGGYKQSIEKLEVYKNYKNADFVKLSDAVDNGVITADKKDPLWRSLYVGGKPTEAQNKVLFEKYSNENFVGIFNLLRSGSLSQTDQVWNQIPYNARVVAAKLLSTLEASQSGNAISANDAMFLAIAREIEMGATSLSKLKKVYDSYRAAPEPPPGPDQSVGEIAEKTTASVEFSGESKMTFALSGSSLVEYKLQTLAQEKAEGILSNVKSELESKFGGAFYGNPIANYYSSQVDLVQKVFSSQVKKINEPAMINAMQLIDAASGHSEDYGFGAEPRYNLLKDVKFVTSKETGFNVNTAYGAKEAFTSVLSIIDSGKNAVSTASEVKEILKTTSDIAKTFKEGYDAIFSDSGAIQNAINSDNALNAARYWSNVKTPGDLGAVYTMSTAGLVEHYTDTAKQEKILALTNLYTSLKSGEKVVAGGDKLVKAFEKLAETVTGMAAAADMRKRDIVNLDMKVSGAEKVAEQLFYQQAYLQNKAEKGESISSDMLVMVPVKKIREVGYWPFNRNQEYYDIGAYKQIRDVPEYSSYLR, from the coding sequence ATGAGCACCAATCTCGCCCAACGCTCAGTCATCCGCCAATGGCTCCGCTCCACCACCGCCCTGGTTGGATGTCTTCCCATGCTCGGCCTGACGATTTCTCTGGCCCATGCTAACCCGCAAGGTGGCGCGGTGACGCAAGGCTCTGCCACGATCAGTCAACCCGATCCTAAGACTGTGCAAATCAACCAATCCAGTGACCGCGCCATCATCGACTGGAAAAGCTTCAGCATCGCTGCGGGCGAAACTACCCGCTTCATTCAGCCTTCATCCTCGTCCATGACTCTGAATCGGGTGACGGGCGATCAGGTGTCGCAGATTCTCGGCAACCTTCAGGCCAATGGCCGCGTCGTCCTGGTCAATCCCAACGGCATCGTCTTCGGGGCAGGCTCCAAGATCGATGTTGCAGCCCTGATCGCCTCCACGGCCAACATCAAGAACGAAAACTTCATGGCGGGGAATCTGCGTTTCGACATTCCCGGCAAGGCTAATGCCCAAATCATCAATGAAGGGACCATCACCGCCGCCGATGGCGGTTTGGTCGCCATCGTATCGCCCTACCTCCGCAATTCCGGGATAATTTCCGCCCGTCTGGGCAAGGTAGCGCTCGCCGCCGCCAATGGCGTGACCCTGGACTTGTACGGCGACAACCTGATCCTCTTTCAGGCCAGCGACAAGATCGCCAGCCAGATCGTCGGAGCCGATGGCCAGCCGGTCGCCAGCCTGATCGAGAATAGCGGCAAGATTTATGCCGATGGTGGTCGAGTCCTCATGAGCGCCAGCGCCGCAAAAGGCGTAGTGGATAACGCCATCAATACCACTGGCCTGGTCAGTGCCCGTACCGTCGAGCGACAGGGCGGCGAGATCATCCTGAAGGGTGGCGACAACACGACCCAGGTCACGGGAAGGCTGGACGTGTCCGGCCTTGATGCCGCCCAAGTCGGCGGGCGTGCCGAGATTACCGGAAATCAGCTCAAGATCGGCGATAGCGCGGTGGTTGACGCCAGCGGCGGCGCGGGTGGTGGGCGCATATTGGTGGGTGGCGACTATCTGGGGGGCGAGGCCGACCCCTGGATTATGAGCCAGTTCGGTATCGAGCGCGAGCAAACAGCTATCCCAAATGCCATGACGACAACGGTCGCACAAGGGGCTTTGCTGAAGGCCGACGCGACCGCGGACGGCAAAGGCGGCAAGGTTGTCGTCTGGGCAGACGGTCACACCTCCTTCACCGGCGCCATCTCGGCGCGAGGAGCCGGCAGTGGTCTGGGTGGCTTCGCCGAGGTTTCCGGCAAGCGAACGCTTGCCTATACCGGGCGAGCCGATCTGGGCAGCTTATCGGGCCGGTTCGGGACACTGCTGCTTGATCCTGCCAATATCGACATTTTTGGTACGGCTGGTGGCGGGGGAGCCTCAACCAATATCGACGTCAATGATGGAACGTCCGGTGTGAGCGAAGCTTTGTTGGAAGCCGCATCCAGCAATATCCTGCTCTATGCTGGGACACGCATCTCGGTCCAGTCCAACCATACGTTCGGCGGGGGCGAGATCACCCTGCCCCAGAATATCAGCATCACAATGAAAACCCGTAATTCTTCGGGTAGTGGCGATGCCGACGGTTTGATCAGCTTGTACGATCCGGGAACTGCTGCACCGGGTGATGAGACTTATGTGGGCCTACGGACCCAAGGAACGGGCAGCATCAACATCTATGCGGGACGTGACGCCGGGTCGGATTTCGGTAACAAAATCTCGACCGTCAACTTACATAACTTGACCACAGAGTTGGGCAACATCAACATCTATAATGACGAGTTCATGAATTTCTACGGCACCTCCATCCGCACCTATGGCGGAGCCATTGTCATCAACAGTTCCAACAAAATCATCCCACGCGAGAACATGTCGATCCGAACTGCCTCGGCCAGCGGATCGACCAACGGCGACGTAACCATCACCTCGCCGTCGGTCAGTAATTCGTTCAGCAAAACAATTACCGTCTATCGGACCGGTAACGCCACTGTGTCGGTCCCGAACTCGCCGTCGTTCTCGATCAATGGTTCCGGGACGACTACGGCGACCACGAACACCAGCGCCGGTTCGCTCCAGGCAGCCATCGATAAATCCAACCGCATTTCGCAGGATCGCAGCGAGAAGGATCGCTCCGAAGGCATTTGGGCCTATGTGGTCAGCCAGGGCATTCAGGATCAATTCATGCAGTACGCCTCCAGTGACAAGGGGGGCTATAAGCAAAGCATTGAAAAACTTGAGGTCTATAAGAATTATAAGAATGCAGATTTCGTTAAACTATCTGACGCCGTTGATAATGGCGTTATTACTGCTGACAAGAAAGATCCCCTGTGGCGCTCCTTATATGTGGGAGGGAAGCCAACCGAAGCCCAGAATAAGGTTCTGTTTGAAAAATACTCTAATGAGAATTTTGTTGGTATTTTTAACTTACTTCGGTCTGGAAGCTTATCTCAGACAGATCAGGTCTGGAATCAAATCCCATACAATGCGAGAGTTGTTGCCGCGAAACTTCTATCAACCTTAGAAGCAAGTCAGTCTGGAAACGCCATTTCAGCTAATGACGCTATGTTTCTTGCTATCGCCCGTGAAATCGAAATGGGCGCAACCTCACTATCAAAGCTAAAGAAAGTTTATGACAGTTACCGCGCTGCACCTGAGCCGCCACCTGGGCCAGATCAGAGTGTCGGTGAAATAGCTGAGAAAACAACAGCTTCTGTCGAGTTTTCTGGTGAATCCAAGATGACCTTTGCGTTATCAGGTTCTAGCCTTGTCGAGTATAAGCTCCAAACCTTGGCTCAAGAGAAGGCCGAAGGAATTCTGTCGAATGTCAAATCTGAGCTTGAGAGTAAATTTGGGGGGGCATTCTATGGAAATCCAATTGCAAATTATTATTCCAGTCAGGTTGATTTGGTCCAGAAGGTATTTTCAAGTCAGGTGAAAAAAATAAATGAGCCCGCAATGATAAACGCCATGCAGCTTATCGATGCTGCATCAGGACACAGTGAAGACTATGGATTCGGGGCAGAGCCTCGCTATAATCTTTTAAAAGATGTGAAATTTGTTACGTCCAAGGAAACTGGGTTTAACGTCAACACGGCCTACGGAGCAAAGGAGGCATTTACCAGTGTCTTATCAATCATAGACTCCGGAAAAAATGCTGTATCAACAGCATCAGAGGTAAAAGAAATTTTGAAAACAACCTCGGATATCGCAAAGACTTTTAAGGAAGGATATGACGCAATTTTTTCGGATTCTGGAGCAATCCAAAATGCCATTAACTCTGATAACGCCCTTAATGCCGCTCGCTACTGGTCTAATGTAAAGACACCTGGAGATCTTGGTGCTGTTTATACGATGTCCACTGCTGGCCTTGTCGAGCATTACACAGACACAGCAAAGCAGGAAAAAATTCTCGCCCTTACAAACCTATACACGTCTCTGAAGAGTGGTGAGAAGGTTGTTGCCGGTGGGGATAAGCTTGTAAAGGCGTTTGAAAAACTCGCGGAAACTGTAACCGGCATGGCCGCTGCGGCTGACATGCGCAAAAGAGATATCGTCAATCTCGATATGAAAGTTTCTGGGGCTGAAAAGGTTGCTGAGCAATTATTCTATCAGCAGGCTTACCTGCAAAACAAAGCGGAGAAAGGGGAGAGCATATCTAGCGACATGCTTGTAATGGTTCCTGTAAAAAAAATACGGGAGGTTGGTTACTGGCCATTCAATCGAAATCAAGAATATTATGATATCGGAGCATACAAGCAAATTCGGGATGTTCCAGAATACTCTTCCTACCTGCGATGA